From a region of the Zingiber officinale cultivar Zhangliang chromosome 10B, Zo_v1.1, whole genome shotgun sequence genome:
- the LOC122029147 gene encoding enoyl-[acyl-carrier-protein] reductase [NADH] 1, chloroplastic-like, which translates to MAGKRAFIAGVVDDNGYGWAITKALVAAGEEILVGTWVPALNIFETSLRCDKFDKSRKLPNGSLMNIVKVYPLDAVCDTPDDVPEDVKTNKRYAGSSNWTVKEMAEAVAKDFGRIDILVHSLANGPEVTKPLLETSRRGYLATISASSYSFVSLLRHFLPIMNGKQCFNILTYIASERAIPGYGGGMSSAKAALESDTKVLAFELHLLATKHQMFHLIPTPQGAFMYSMTYSVSTCSLQKF; encoded by the exons GTAAAAGGGCATTTATTGCTGGAGTTGTTGATGATAATGGTTATGGCTGGGCAATCACAAAGGCTCTTGTCGCTGCTGGGGAAGAAATACTTGTTGGTACATGGGTGCCT GCACTGAACATATTTGAGACAAGCTTAAGGTGTGACAAATTTGATAAGTCACGGAA ATTGCCAAATGGCTCACTGATGAATATTGTCAAAGTATATCCTCTTGATGCCGTTTGCGATACACCTGATGATGTTCCTGAAGAT GTCAAGACAAACAAACGCTATGCTGGATCCTCAAATTGGACTGTTAAG GAAATGGCAGAGGCTGTGGCGAAAGATTTTGGAAGGATTGACATCCTCGTGCATTCTCTTGCCAATGGACCAGAG GTAACGAAGCCACTTTTGGAGACATCTAGAAGAGGGTATCTTGCTACAATTTCAGCTTCGAGTTACTCTTTTGTCTCCCTGCTTCGGCACTTTCTTCCAATAATGA ATGGCAAGCAGTGCTTCAATATCTTGACATACATAGCTTCCGAAAGGGCAATCCCAGG ATATGGAGGTGGAATGAGCTCAGCAAAAGCAGCATTGGAGAGCGATACAAAA GTGCTAGCTTTTGAACTGCACTTGCTTGCCACAAAGCATCAG ATGTTTCATCTGATTCCAACACCTCAGGGAGCTTTTATGTACTCAATGACATATTCTGTCTCAACATGCTCATTACAAAAATTCTAG